The Vicia villosa cultivar HV-30 ecotype Madison, WI linkage group LG1, Vvil1.0, whole genome shotgun sequence genome includes a region encoding these proteins:
- the LOC131645256 gene encoding uncharacterized protein LOC131645256, with product MLAHILERKYMFLICNLILAFLANTTSSSSDHFEYFQSQFSNDFVVDIEDEHEVQAMKKEEVFYEQLVSSEEEGSSEDEAAIQEEEEELGDINRDELNRRFEEFIRKMKEEIMIEPKTHPIAI from the coding sequence ATGCTTGCTCACATTCTTGAAAGAAAATACATGTTCCTCATATGTAATCTCATCCTTGCATTTCTAGCAAACACCACTTCCTCTTCTTCTGATCACTTTGAGTATTTTCAATCTCAATTTTCCAATGATTTTGTGGTTGATATTGAAGATGAACATGAAGTGCAAGCAATGAAAAAGGAAGAAGTATTTTATGAGCAATTAGTGTCatcagaagaagaaggaagttcAGAGGATGAAGCTGcaattcaagaagaagaagaagaattaggAGATATTAATAGAGATGAACTCAACCGAAGGTTTGAAGAGTTTATAAGGAAAATGAAAGAGGAGATTATGATTGAACCCAAAACACACCCAATTGCAATCTAG